In the genome of Pungitius pungitius chromosome 5, fPunPun2.1, whole genome shotgun sequence, the window GGGCCTGCTGCAGGAGGCTGATGTCGTCCGCGATGGGGAACTGCTCGTCGTAGTCCGACAAGAACCTGAGACGAACAAAACAAACGCAGACCTGAGAATTCAGAGGCCacgccctcccctccccccccagagcCTCAGCGCCGACCCTCTCGTAACTTTACCTTTTCTCAGGTAAAAACGATGTGAAAAGCAGAAGGAGTTCCTCTGCAAACGTTTGCGTGTTTTCCCCCCTGAAAGCAACACAAAGGCACAATGAGCCCGCGTGAGGGTGGGGGCGGATTCTGACCAGATGCACGTTTGGCAGCGTGGACGCCTCACCCCTCCAGGATGGGCTGGAGGCAGGTgtggtgcagcagcaggtgagccATCTCCACTATCTCCCGGCAGGAGTGGGACAGCCTCTTCCACAGGTCCTCCTGAACTCTAAAAGGAGGGATGGGGGTCTCAGTCTTTTGGCCCTTTTGTTCTTAAGCGTCACATTCATCAGACGCTCACCGCTTATCGTCAAAGTTTCTCTTCCTCAGCGCCTTCTCCAGGTCGGGCACGGCGCTCTCATAGAACGAGCTCAGTCTGCcgggagacaaaaacaaacgtgAACCCTGGAAGCTCTTATCCgaaaggtgtgggggggggggggcatgtaccTGCCGAGGAAGCCGTGGGAGTGGAAGCTGGAGCAGGCGGCGGGGAAGATGTCCAGGAAGGCGtggatggtggtggtggagtcACACAGGTACAGAACAAGGTCCACAAGGTCCTGGGAcgcagagaggggaggaaagaaaacacgGCGCGGCATTGGGTTTTATTCCAGAGAAATCTACAGcgcgtcctgtgtgtgtgtgtgtgtgtgtgtgtgtgtgtctgacctgcTGGCTCATGGTCATGGCAGTGGGCTGTTTGTGTGAGCTCAGCTTCATGGGCTCCATGGCCGTGGCTCCCTCACAGTAGAGACCACACTTATCCAGGATGGTGTCGAACACctggaggaggcagagatgagggaaactATTACCTGCAGGCTGGTGAGAAAAGACTTTTACCACCAACAAGACGCATCATCTGTGTGCGTTTAAATGGACACTTAAAATGTGATCTCACCTGCAACACAGTGGGAACCGTCTCATCCAAGTCGATGTAGTAAGACGGCTGCTGCGTAAAGATGttgtctaaaaaataaaaaataaaaagttaacaAAGAGTGCCAATAAAGAttaaaaactcccaatattcattACACATTTCAATCACAATATATTGCATCCAAGTCAGCAAAATACTCGAGTGATTATAAAAAGCTCACCGATCATCTTGTGCAGCAGCTGACTGTTGCCCTTTCCAAAGAGCACGCACAGATCCAGGATTTTGGGAATGTCAAACAGGAAGTTCTCATAGATAATTTCTCCAAACACAGCCGGGGTGATGAAGTTCTCCTGTGAAAGAGGAGCACAAAGCAACCGCTTCAAAACAGCCCTGCCTGTGACTCCTTGACTGTACCGATCCTGTAGGTCACACATTGGGACGCTGCTCCTACCTTGGACTCTTTGTGCGTGGCCATGCGGAGGAAGGCCAAGAAGACCGCCCTGTGGACGCCGCGCTGCGCGGCGACCACCGCCGGGGAGGAGGCCGGGGCGGCGAGGTCGAGGCCGCGCGGAGCGTGGTGCAGGTACGAGTCGAGGCACCTCTGCAGGGACTCGTCGAACACCACCTGGACGAAGGAGAGACGTCGTTGGTTTGCTTTCCAGCAGCCCGGAGGGGTGTTTGCACATCAAGCCCCTCCCACCTGACACCAGAACTTGTCGTGGGGCAGCGCGAGCAGCCACTCCAGGTCCTCCGTGATGAACTTGGCGTGTTCAAGGAACTCCTCCGCCTCGGCGGGGGAGCCGCTTTCCGGCGGCGATTTGTAAGGCAAAAAACAGcgctcctccttcctgtccgGGTGCTGGCGTTGGAGCAGAAAACAGCCGCCATGATGACGCGCTTTCGACAGTGTCTCATCGCACTTTGTGTTTGAAATCAGACTCACCAGCGCAGGCAGCGTGTGCTCCTTCCCCGGGGGGCCCGGCTCCGTCACCTGCAGCTCGTCCAGCGGCACGAGGGCCATGGCCATGGCTTCTCCCGCTTCTGGATTCTCTGCCAGATCACAGCAGCGCAAAAGAACTTcagtaaaacacatttgtttctgtgtgttggtCCTTTCAGCGCAGGTGTTGAACAAAAGGAACACGTTGCATACATCATTAATGTTGCAGTGAAAGTCCATCCTCAGTAAGACAAATCTTTAGAGCCCATGGCTATATTCTAAGGTCAAACCCTTTACTCGTCATTATTCTGCACATTACCTCCCTGCTGGTGGCTGTAGTCTCTGTGAATGTGTGCAGTGACAACCAATGTCATCTAATCCGGTCTAATGTTTTGCTATGGTCACATACCTGTGGCAGCAATTCACAACCTGTAGAGACTTTTCTCCTTTGACGTTACGTGACGTCTTAGCGACAGATCAGCAACTAAAAGCAGAGTTAGCAGCAATAGCAGCTATATATTCACGTTAGGTTAGCTAGGACAGCTAGTTGAATGCTAACGTTAACACTGTTAACGAAAAGCTGTGTAGCCACCTGTTAACCGCTTTAGCACCGAGGCTAACTGCCACCATCGTGACAACGCACACAATAAGTGGACttaacagcaaataaaaagctACGTAGTTGGGTAAGGCGACCTGCTAGCTCCCGGCTACTTACCAAGTTCAACCGACCTGACGGCACGTTAATGAATGAAgggaagctaacgtcagcgtaACGTGGCTAACCGGCCggcgactttttttttttttaaccgtcaTCTCGTGTGTCTCGCGTGCAATAAATGGAACTTCATAGGGCATCGTAGCTGTAATAAGTTAACACACATGTTCACCTGTTAATACAACTCTCTGAAAGTCCTACGCCATCTCATCAGAGCCGTCGCTGCTCCCGACGGTTTCGTTTCCTAAAGAAATTCTGATCGCCGGTGTTGAACCCGGAAGTGACGTAGGGGTGTGTTGATTCTTTACTGCCCCCCGGTGGACACCAAGCGCAGCACCAGCGTGGTTCACAACGACAACACGAACCTGGACTGTAAACGAAAATCACAACATAAATGTAGAACTTTTGTGTTGTCTGTCAGGAAAACCGTTTTATTGCATCCATCGATTCAATACAAAACACCTTGATTGGGATCACGGTGTTTTTTTTGGCCGTGATGGAAGGTAATTAAGTAAGTTTACTTAAGACTCGAGCACTTAGATACAGTTAAAGGGTTTCCCTTTGCAAAAACCCTATAGCACTAATATTTATAAGTGATCCAACATGTAGATATGGCTTAGCTTAAAATCCATCTAATTTAATGTTTAACGttaattgttttgtattttctattactgaatatatatatatatattgagcaCACGCAGCTTCAAACCAGGAACcagtgtaatggtaaaataagTTATAACAGTCTTATGCAAAAAGAGTGCTTATTGTTTGTATTGAAGTAATGCGAGAAAAGAAGGGAGATTCAAAAGTtgccttttgcagctgtgtaaaGGAGGGCAGTCAAAcatgctttcacacaaatgctCCAACAAAGGGACTGTTACCCCCCTCTTAACCATGGTTTTTATCTCAACTTGGTTTGCAAAATGTCGTCCCTGATACTGAGGATGGCCTTCACATGTGTGTAGAAAAGCTCAGCGTTTTGACTCCTCAGAGACGCCATCACGGCAGAGCATCGTGATACGTGCTTGtatatttgacctcctgcttgcaagcaataaatggacttttgcaactttgatcattcattaaGACTGTGTTTTACTAGATGAACCTAGAAACAAATTATTCTCTTCTCCCAAACTTTTAtggaaatattccacaacaccaGACATTAGCTACGAACTCTTGAGCAATAGAATACATTGTTTTTCAATATGTAAAAGTTGTCTTAAATATTTACTGACAACAGTAAATATACATAACTGAACAAGTTATCTATTTCATTTCCAAAAAGATGGGTGGAAAACAATACAACCCCCATGACAGTTTGAGAAGCCTGGCTATGAAAAATGGAGATAAACAAGGTCACGGATAGAGAAtcctaaatgtgttttattcctgTTTAGAAGAAACCGATTGAAGTTTTTCTACATGAGAGAACTGAAGGAAGAAAAGTCACACGTTACATAAATaggttgaataaataaagacaattatGACGCTTGACACATGATTTTCTTGGAAAAgaatatttataaaaaaggCTTTTGATGACACACAGATGATGAGGATTCCCAtagattacattttttctttaattatcaAGTCTGAAAGAAGATCAATAATTTATCAAAATGTCCAGAAAGTCAAACATCGTTTTGAAAACCTTTGAGATTAATATAGAGTTTATGACCAGAAGTTTggtcatttgtcttgtttttaacgTACAGTTAAAATGTtcaatgcaaataaaaagtccCACTTCTCCAAAACAAAATACTGAAACAAAaggtaaacaacaaacaaacaaactttagTCTGCTTTCATGGCTTGTGATGTAAACCGCAACTGATCATTCTTTTTAGGGTTAAAGCATAAAGATTCTAAGGCTCTAAGGACACATAATCTCCCAAACATCATAAATTCCAAGCAGCAGTAATACTGTACCTCATGGTACAAGTTCAGAACTTCTCCATCCAGGAATAATCACAACATTTAAGTCTTCAGCCAATCATGGCTCCTCTTTTCtatttctaataaaatataACCTATAAAAATTCTAATATTGAATCTACTGAAATCCCAGCTGTAGGACATCAGTAAAGACGGACGAACATTGTAGCGTCAACAGCAGCACAGCGTTGCTATGGTGATAATGTCGGTTTCAACCTAAACATCACGTTACAGTCTTTGTAGTTTAGAAAATGACTAAAGGTCACAACGGGTCGCTTTTCACTGGCCAAAAGTATGCAGATGCTTCCCGAGGTCATCAAACATCAAAGAGCAATAAGTCTCCTCACTCAAAGAATAACTTTCATCGGTTAAATAAATCACTCTGCTTTAACTTAACAGCATCAAGTATTGATTGATTATTTATGATTGTAGGATAATTACGTTTTGGTAGAATTGATTTGAATAGAAGTGCGTCGACCTGAGCGGGAGACGGGTCCACTTTACCTGAGGAAGCCTTTAGTTGTTTTTGTCTGACCACCATGAAAcacaccacccccccgccccccccccccaaaaaaggttcCTGACTTTACACCCTAGCAGATAAAAAACAGAACTTTTGCTTTATATTGCACAGAAGTTTAACCGATGACCAAAATACTAAATCTGTATTTCTTTCATCCTCCAGGTGGACAGAAGCGTTGTGAGGAGAACCTTCAGAACCACATCGCTCATTAGAACATACTTTTGGCCACGTTGTGCTCCAGATAAAGTACAGATAACGTTTCCTGTCCCTATAACACAGAACAGCAGGCCAGATGTGTGTAGGATTCATCTGGTTCAAACATTTTatgaactgtaaaataaaagatgattcttaggggggaaaaaaaaaaacctgcagggTTTTGTGGAAACTAGACATTTAAATTTTAAGCTCAAGAgtacaaggaaaaaaaaaaaagcagctagAAATTCAAAAGGTCGATGAAGGGCACAGGTGGTAAAAACTACATGAGGAACAACGACGTTTTGCTGCTTCCGATCGGCACGAAGCCACAAATATCACTAATAGGACGTCACGTGCATCTGATCCTTCTTTAGAGATCAGTCTCCGTGTAGCCCTTCACCTTCTCAATGCTCCTATTTGGCCTTCAAAAAGTCAGATTTCATGTCCATCCCGTATAAAACAATATacaacatcaacacacaaaacagTTAAATCCAGCTGGATGTCAGATTGAAGTTAATTTAAAATTCCAGTTCGGGTTTCCTAATGATTGGTTTTTGGTACGTTAATGAAAGCATGAGGAAGAGGGCGGGAGGTCAAAGTCTGGAGAAAGAAGGATTCCACTGTCCATCTGTTACCTGATTGTGcttcgggggggaggaggaagtacTTCTCACGtgacacaaaaggaaaaacaaaaccagaagATCTGCAGACCAAAATGGCCGACCAGTAGTGTGGAGAGCGGAGGAGAggtttgagtgacaggtgaCGAGTCCGGCACGTCATCTTCAGAAGTCCTGAGCTCGTCTCTGCAGGCTGAGCCACGCCGGGGCTCCTGGGACAGAGGGAAGGTGTGCGTACCTGCCGcagggaggaagatggagaggagaggaaaacaagaAGCGTTTCCTCctcttggggaggggggggggggggggggggggggggtccagtttacacaagcagaaaaaaaaaagtctgggtTCAAGCAGCTAGCCCAGCTGTATCTGTCCGGAGTACATGGTGAGGAGCAGCATGATGCCGAAGCCCGTCAGCAGGCCGGCGTTCTGGATGGCGAAGGTGAGCAGGAAGCTGCTGCCGCCGgcgtcctcttcctcccgacTCACCTCGTTCATCTCCGGGAACTGAGAGagccaaacaaaaagaaataaacaacagaGAGGTGAAGAACGTCTTGTCTAAGAGACGTGTAACACCTGCTCACCTTCTGTGGGAGGGGCTTACCAAGGACTCAAATGACATCATCGCAATATAATCTTTATTAAAAATGACCAAAACCGTCTGATGAAAACACTGACCATGTCAGCCAGCGCGATGTAGAGGAACATTCCCCCGGCCAGGGCGAAGATCCAGTTCGGGGAGAAGCTGTTGCCGGCCAGGATGCCGAAGCCCATGCCCAGGTAACAGCAGCACGCCGACAGGAAGTTGAAGAAGAGCGCCTGCTGGATGCTCATGCCGGCGTTCAGCAGGAtcacaaagtctcctggaagcaGAGGGAGGCCGTTAGGGAGGAGACGGGGCCGCTAGGGAGGAGACGAGGCCGCTGGGGAGGAGACGGGGCCGCTAGGGAGGAGACGGGTCCGGCTGACTCACCGAGCTCGTGGGGGAACTCCTCGCACAGGATGGCCACCGAGGTGCTGACGCCCTGGAAGACGGAGGCGGTGAAGGAGGCGCCGATGGCCAAGCCGTCGATGAAGTTGTGCAGGCCGTCGCTCAGCGTGATCATCCAGGCCAGCGTGCCGATGTCGGCGTAGGTCGCTCCTTTCAGCCAATAGCAGCCGGCGGACCGCCCCCCGCCGTCCGGGCTCTGCGAGTCCTGTGAGGGTCACATGTCAAGGACCGTGTGAAGCAGGAGACACATCAGGCTGTAATACCGTCGTTATAACATTCATTTCCCCTCCTGGGTCCCTTTGTGTTGAtgagttagaaaaaaacagactgaaataatgtgccccccccccccccccctttgtacCTGTGGTGCCTGAGCAGGACTCAGCATGAGCtcgccctccccctcctccaccttccccgGAGCCAGACTGCTGGCTTCTCcgttctgctgcagcttctccttctcgccctcctccacctccccgtcGGGGGGGGAGTAATGGCTGTGCCCGTGGTTCTGAGAGGAAATAGAACACGTACAACACGTTATTCATGAATGACACACAGGGACGCTGTGAAGTCGACACGGAGGGATTTTAGGTGCAAAATAGGGGTCAAATCTGTAATTGGATCAGCGGGTTGACGCGTGTCAGTCTGTAATTAGGTTGGCAGGATCACATGACCCGGCGCACAGTGACCACAAGGTGGCGCAAGtgtcccacaccccccccccgacccgatCAAAGCCTCCAGTGCGAcgctccaccagcagctcacACCTTCACCAGAGATGCTTTCAGAACTTCACTGAGAGGAAGCGAAAAAGACAAAGTGACACCAAACCGCTGAACCGCAGCTGAACACACAGTGCAAATCCTCTCCAAACACGCGTCACATGGTTCAGCCGGCGCATTATGACACCGTTGCATAACGCCAAGATTCCCTCCCGGTGACGTTCAAGTTCCCGGCTGTGAACTTGAAGGTATCTCTGCTGGTTAGACTGGTTGGACCGGATGAAAGGGTTAAACGCACAGCGTGACACACGCGTTGCACGAGGTCGAGGGATTACTGCAGCATAATAAAGTATTAGTATGTTTTTTAGAGAAGAAATCACATCGATGAAATGATCTTCTTGTTTGTAATCGTTTACTAAACTATTTCATAAAATGCTTCTATGTTGCAATTTGGTTGAAAGTAAATATTTAAAGTACGATTGAAGTCTTTTATTTGCAGGAGGTGTTTAAACATCCGAGATCCGAGGTTGAGCCTCAGAGACTCAACACGAGCAGGAGAACAAGCGGATGTTTGCTTTACATCAAGGACAAAAGAAGTCTTCAACTTCTTCTAAATATCAAACAGCCTTTCAACTCACCGAGGCCCAGTTGTAAGAATCCCAATATTATCTCCatgttttaatgcttttaagGAGCTTAAAAATAGGTCATGCAACCTGCATTACAAATATAATCCTAATTATATTAGTATTATACAGAATCTTCCTATTTAGGGATATTATTGATACATTGAGGAGACCTTTGAAGATTCAGTCTGGTTTTAAGCACCTTTTTGGGGTCATTTGTTCTCAAGCTTTGATATAAAAGTATTCAGAGCGAAAGCTGAAGTTTGCATTTTAAAGCTACATATTCCTCATTTCCCCACCAACACATGGTGTAGTGACTCACCCCTTTCTTCTGCT includes:
- the ascc2 gene encoding activating signal cointegrator 1 complex subunit 2 yields the protein MAMALVPLDELQVTEPGPPGKEHTLPALHPDRKEERCFLPYKSPPESGSPAEAEEFLEHAKFITEDLEWLLALPHDKFWCQVVFDESLQRCLDSYLHHAPRGLDLAAPASSPAVVAAQRGVHRAVFLAFLRMATHKESKENFITPAVFGEIIYENFLFDIPKILDLCVLFGKGNSQLLHKMIDNIFTQQPSYYIDLDETVPTVLQVFDTILDKCGLYCEGATAMEPMKLSSHKQPTAMTMSQQDLVDLVLYLCDSTTTIHAFLDIFPAACSSFHSHGFLGRLSSFYESAVPDLEKALRKRNFDDKRVQEDLWKRLSHSCREIVEMAHLLLHHTCLQPILEGGENTQTFAEELLLLFTSFLPEKRFLSDYDEQFPIADDISLLQQALPVMDETRTSYLLQGVQSAWDSVGRRSRHRGAAARAEGAASASSGLELQEARPPQGAEATPDAPGKGNNVSEAEQESLLSCIRDLLPDLGEGFLLACLREYNYSSELVINNILEGRLTPGLDRMDRAAPRPVKEELPDVLDVRSNVFDDDEFDVFRRDQVDMSRVWKGRRKGENAREMLNDKQHIAEQKARYLAYETVVDEVVLEPGEDGEAYDPNYDDEYDDTYDESQVGANDLDGDSLLSRRPFTVPQILRKVNKPELEEEGEDDEEEETLQNNVNRDQFVQDPALLRERAEARRAAMHQRRGFRPEPRPSNVVGQPKGQGQKQETVLDRRKKEAAKGRGANHNRRNMADRKRNKGMIPS